Proteins found in one Ischnura elegans chromosome 11, ioIscEleg1.1, whole genome shotgun sequence genomic segment:
- the LOC124168395 gene encoding protein hairless, translating into MRVQDSSTSASCAKMTEEMSKNGGPEVNTGRKKGFGPSNANGSQSPSISVSNDTESCKTVSGGRLKFYKDGKFILELSHRKDGERTSWVPVPKKTCWPPLSSASSTTMAVPGSTPRQESSASLSVSDDNSSVQSSPWQRDHGWKQGTPRHGISKEMSFIMKPLKRSGQLKKLRRSHPVRKRRRRPHSPSDVKPQDVSDPVCVTSKVGPRPKLLDLVESLWKKSGGLSDGVARTSGGSVTHNHVVKSEGSGVVTGGKLDPSLVSPRKRILREMERVSLEDHATSKRHKSRSSALVECRKPPVNASNSTCQMQRLKPVDKVPSPPPIKGVERLSNYSISSLLGKASERGNNGGGGGEGEPSPVLRSLLRSPTRGGSNSQDCHSPSPISEAPPQGLSAGRGGGKVPSPRHRHASPPAVPYHHPQHSLAHHHHQVPLHSPRLPSPPSLPPSSPPHSRGLSRPSVASLSSSSSPSSSPSSHIPFLAPPALFPGGGLFPTSSALAPPAYLPPHASSLAHPYYSAAAGLPSGMRQPYRSTPSPVPSLWLHNYGMPSLPVARTGDAIGSRSLYPGVMVGPCHSPMGVMPHWQSLVPHLQEDYKKDDGNSDAPLNLSKNAG; encoded by the exons ATGCGAGTGCAAGACAGTTCGACGTCTGCATCATGTGCCAAAATGACGGAAGAAATGAGCAAGAATGGTGGGCCTGAAGTTAACACTGGCAGAAAGAAGGGCTTCGGTCCAAGCAACGCTAATGGGTCTCAGAGCCCTAGTATATCAGTTTCTAATGACACGGAGAGTTGCAAGACAGTCAGTGGAGGACGCCTCAAATTTTACaagg ATGGAAAATTCATACTTGAGCTGTCACATAGGAAAGATGGTGAACGTACGTCCTGGGTGCCGGTACCGAAAAAGACGTGTTGGCCTCCTCTTTCATCTGCGTCCTCGACTACCATGGCAGTGCCTGGTAGCACACCAAGACAAGAGAGCTCAGCGTCTTTAAGTG TGTCTGATGACAATTCCTCTGTGCAAAGTTCACCATGGCAACGGGATCATGGTTGGAAGCAAGGGACACCTCGGCACGGAATTAGTAAGGAAATGTCATTCATCATGAAACCTTTGAAACGTAGCGGACAACTCAAAAAGCTACGCCGGTCACATCCAGTCAGGAAAAGAAGAAGACGTCCCCATAGTCCGTCCGATGTGAAGCCTCAAGATGTCAGTGACCCAGTCTGTGTGACAAGCAAAGTTGGTCCTCGACCAAAGTTGCTTGACCTTGTTGAAAGTCTGTGGAAGAAAAGTGGGGGGCTGAGTGATGGTGTTGCTAGGACAAGTGGTGGCAGTGTGACCCACAACCATGTTGTGAAATCAGAAGGGAGTGGGGTGGTCACGGGTGGGAAATTGGACCCAAGCCTAGTATCGCCGCGCAAACGCATCCTCAGGGAAATGGAGAGAGTAAGCCTCGAGGACCACGCAACCTCCAAGAGACATAAGTCTCGTTCCAGTGCCTTGGTGGAGTGCCGCAAGCCTCCCGTTAATGCTAGCAACAGCACGTGCCAAATGCAGAGGCTGAAGCCAGTCGACAAagtcccctcccctccacccattAAGGGTGTGGAACGACTGAGCAACTACAGCATCAGCTCACTGCTCGGGAAGGCCTCGGAGAGGGGGAACAACGGGGGTGGTGGTGGTGAGGGGGAGCCCTCGCCTGTGCTGAGGTCGTTGCTGAGGTCTCCGACGAGAGGGGGCAGCAACTCGCAGGACTGccactccccctcccccatcAGCGAGGCCCCCCCGCAGGGCCTGTCCGCTGGCAGGGGAGGCGGGAAGGTGCCGTCGCCCAGGCACCGCCATGCCTCCCCCCCTGCCGTTCCCTACCACCACCCCCAGCACTCGCTcgcccaccaccaccaccaggtGCCTCTGCACTCGCCCCGCCTCCCCTcgcccccctcccttcccccctcctcccctccccactcGAGGGGCCTCTCCCGCCCCAGCGTGGCCTCCCTCAGCTCTTcgtcctccccctcctcctcaccctctTCGCATATACCGTTTCTCGCACCTCCTGCGCTATTCCCTGGGGGTGGGCTGTTCCCCACATCCTCCGCTTTGGCCCCCCCTGCCTACCTCCCCCCCCACGCTTCTTCCTTGGCCCACCCCTACTATTCTGCAGCTGCTGGTCTGCCATCGGGAATGAGGCAGCCTTATCGCTCCACGCCGTCTCCAGTGCCTTCATTGTGGCTTCATAACTACGGCATGCCTAGTCTTCCGGTGGCTCGTACGGGAGATGCCATAGGGTCCCGGTCGCTCTACCCTGGTGTCATGGTGGGACCATGCCATTCACCGATGGGCGTGATGCCTCATTGGCAGTCCCTTGTCCCACATCTACAGGAGGACTACAAAAAGGATGATGGGAATTCTG ATGCTCCTTTGAACTTGTCAAAAAATGCTGGTTGA